In Arthrobacter sp. QXT-31, one genomic interval encodes:
- a CDS encoding YbhB/YbcL family Raf kinase inhibitor-like protein has product MTSPRPFSNLPDVPAFGLTSRSFQDGETLPPPQRSGRMHAGGADESPQLSWSGAPDGTRSYAVTVFDPDAPGAGGFWHWAVLNIPSDVTSLAEGAGAEGGPQLPAGAVQLKNDGDFRGYLGAAPPPGHGRHRYIFTVYALDVEELPGGAGAKPAALGSELARHLLGTATLTGVYQR; this is encoded by the coding sequence ATGACATCGCCGCGCCCGTTTTCCAACCTGCCGGACGTCCCCGCGTTCGGGCTCACCAGCCGGTCCTTCCAGGACGGCGAGACCCTGCCGCCGCCGCAGCGGAGCGGCAGGATGCACGCGGGCGGCGCCGACGAGTCACCGCAGCTGAGCTGGAGCGGGGCACCGGACGGCACGAGGAGCTACGCCGTCACGGTGTTTGATCCCGACGCTCCCGGCGCCGGCGGGTTCTGGCACTGGGCCGTCCTCAACATCCCCTCCGACGTCACCTCGCTTGCGGAAGGTGCCGGAGCCGAGGGCGGCCCGCAGCTCCCGGCCGGGGCTGTGCAGCTGAAGAACGACGGCGACTTCCGCGGCTATCTGGGGGCGGCCCCGCCGCCCGGGCACGGACGGCACCGCTACATCTTCACCGTCTACGCGCTGGACGTCGAGGAGCTGCCGGGCGGGGCAGGCGCCAAGCCTGCAGCCCTGGGTTCCGAACTTGCCCGGCACCTGCTGGGTACGGCCACACTGACCGGCGTTTACCAGCGCTAG